TGCGGGGGCATCGCGCGAGCTTTGGTACACCTTCACGGCCAGCGACGCCTGCGCGACCCGCGCCCTGCCCTCGCCGCTCGGCGTCGTCATGGCCAGCGACATCCAGCGTGTCGAGCTCGCCGCGCTGGCCGACCGGCACGCCTGCGTCGTCGAAGTCGGTTTCCTCGTCGGCGGGTTCGATCGCCGCCAGCTTTCTGCGTTCGACGCCGAGCCCGCGACGTGAGCGGCCGCTGGACATTTAGGCCCGCCCGGGCCGGCGACGGAAAGGCGGCGTTCGAAGTCACAGTCTGGGCGATCCGCGCGTTCGGGAACGACCATTACTCGCCCGAGCAGATCGACGGCTGGATGGGAGGGCGCACGGCGGACTTTTATGAGGCGCTGATCGCGAACGGGCGTACGACCATCGCCGAACGAGACGGCGCGGTCGTCGGCTTCGTCGACGCCGAGCCGGGCGAATTGACGCGGCTCTTCGTTCTGCCGCAGGAGGCCGGCTCCGGGCTGGGCGGACGCCTGCTGCGTGTCGGGATTGAGACGGCGCGCGTCGGCCATTGCGGTCCGCTCCGGGTCGAGGCGACGCTCAACGCCGAAGGCTTCTATCGGCGGCACGGATTCCGGAGGATCGGTCCCGCGGAATTCTCGCACGGTCTCGGCGGGCCTCGCATCGAAGTCGTTCTCATGGAGCTGTGAGCGTGCGTAATGCGCGGTCGTCGCCGAACGATTCCGGTTCGAGACATGGACGCCAGGCGGGGCCGAGACATCAGGATTGTGCTGAGCTTGCCGACTCGATCTTTCGTGCTAAGGCGGCGCGTGGCCGCTCGGTCTCTCTCCTTGGGGCGGCCGCTTCGAAGCCCATCCTCTTTTCATCGACGCCTTTGTGCGGGTCTCGCCCGCCTTGTGCCGTCAACCCCGCTGCGGGGGTTCCCCTGCGCTGGCGCTCCGGTGACGGCGGCGGCCGGCCCCTTCCTTTTGGCGTCATCGGGGATGGCCCCGAGCAACCTCAAAAGGAGAAGACACCATGGCCACGATCGCCACCCTCACCCTGAAGGCCGACGGCAATCTCGAAGGCACGCTCACCACGCTCAACGTCACCGCGCCGATCGCGCTCATTCCGAACGGCCGCAAGGCGAAAGACAACGAGCCCGACTACCGCATCGTTTCGCGCAAGAACGGCTTTGAGCTCGGCGCCGGCTGGAACCGGATCTCCAAGAACACCGGCGAGCAATACATCTCGGTGTCGCTCTCGGCCCCCGAGTTCGGTACGATCTACGGCAATGTGGCGCCGGCGCCCGGCGACGACTTGACCAAGAAGGTCATCATCTGGAACCCCGCGAGCTGACGCTCGCTCTCCGGCCGGCCTCGCGATACCGCGCGGGGCCGGACGTTCGATGCAGATGCAACTTCCGATGCGATCGTGGGAAGCTTGTGCAGCTCCAACGCGCGGCGTTTTTGACAGCCGTGCATCGCGACAAAAACACCATAGAAAACAGTAGTATAATGTGTGTACGACACTGATTGCGCTTAAGCGGCCGCTTGCGTAATCCTTGTTAACCTTTCATTAACTTAAAAAACGTTGCCGTAATAAACGAATCGGGCATAATTCCCGCTTGAAACGTGATCTCGCGCGGAAAAGCGTTATTCCCTGAAAGCGGCGCAGATGAATATGGCGGCACACGTTGACGAGATGGACGGTTTCAGTTTTCACGAGGCCATTCTCCAGCAAGGAGAACTGATCTCCGACAAGCTGAATATGCTTCGGATTGAGCACTATCCACCTGACGCCACGAAGGGCCTGCGCCCGTTCTCGCTGGCGGAGGTGGCCTATTTCCTCGGTGTAACTCAGTCGAA
This genomic interval from Candidatus Rhodoblastus alkanivorans contains the following:
- a CDS encoding GNAT family N-acetyltransferase, coding for MSGRWTFRPARAGDGKAAFEVTVWAIRAFGNDHYSPEQIDGWMGGRTADFYEALIANGRTTIAERDGAVVGFVDAEPGELTRLFVLPQEAGSGLGGRLLRVGIETARVGHCGPLRVEATLNAEGFYRRHGFRRIGPAEFSHGLGGPRIEVVLMEL
- a CDS encoding DUF736 domain-containing protein, which translates into the protein MATIATLTLKADGNLEGTLTTLNVTAPIALIPNGRKAKDNEPDYRIVSRKNGFELGAGWNRISKNTGEQYISVSLSAPEFGTIYGNVAPAPGDDLTKKVIIWNPAS